From Longimicrobiales bacterium, one genomic window encodes:
- a CDS encoding glutamine--tRNA ligase/YqeY domain fusion protein, giving the protein MDETKGASPNTDFIRQIVASDLEKGRYDEVVTRFPPEPNGYLHLGHVKAICVSFGIAEDFGGRCHLRYDDTNPEKESEEFALSMQEDIRWLGFDWGEHLYYGSDYFEQMYDFAVVLINKGLAYVDSQDAEEIREHRGTVTEAGVHSPFRDRSVEDNLDLFGRMRAGEFGDGAHVLRAKIDMGSSNMIMRDPILYRIRHAHHFRQGDDWCIYPLYDYAHCLEDAIEGVTHSLCTMEFELNRTLYDWVLENVGFEEPRPHQYEFAPLVVEHAVLSKRQIAPLVNDGVVSGWDDPRLSTLRGFRRRGVPPEAMRNFVNMVGIARTESTIDVAKFDFSVREVLNQTSPRVMAVLDPLKIVLTNYASGEVEWLDAPYFPHDIPLEGTRQVPFTRELYIERSDFSEDPPKGYRRLIPGAEVRLRYGYVVRCDEVVRDDDGRVSELHCSYDPETRGGNTPDGRKVKGTIQWVSASEGLEAEVRLYDRLFLDADEVEGGDDEPDLLALVNPASLTRVEGAWIEPSVVNDDRDVRYQFERTGYFWRDPVDGAGDALVFNRIVTLKDTWSRKSAEKLQGQPVEPKRPKKVASQGTAPGDRPVVSEGRSEARDADPELAARFERYQSAMGLSVEHADLLTRLLTTSDFFEAAVSVQASPVDLAAWMATDLRGLLGDRSLTDLTFGGEGLGALVALVESGRLTRRAAKDVLARMVLDGGDPESLMTEMGLEVMGVGDALGAAVDEVLGRWPDKVDAYRAGNKNLLGMFVGQVMKATGGAADPHAVRSFLSERLDS; this is encoded by the coding sequence ATGGACGAGACCAAGGGCGCGAGCCCAAACACCGACTTTATCCGCCAGATTGTGGCGTCCGACCTCGAGAAGGGGCGTTATGACGAAGTCGTCACGCGTTTCCCGCCCGAGCCGAACGGCTACCTGCATCTGGGTCATGTGAAAGCGATCTGCGTGAGCTTCGGGATCGCCGAGGACTTCGGCGGCCGATGCCACCTTCGCTACGACGACACGAACCCGGAGAAAGAGAGTGAGGAGTTCGCGCTCTCGATGCAGGAAGACATCCGCTGGCTGGGCTTCGACTGGGGGGAGCACCTCTACTACGGCTCGGACTACTTCGAACAGATGTATGACTTCGCGGTGGTGCTCATCAACAAAGGGCTCGCATACGTCGATTCCCAGGACGCCGAGGAGATCCGAGAGCACCGTGGGACCGTGACCGAGGCTGGCGTGCACAGCCCGTTCAGAGATCGTTCGGTCGAGGACAATCTCGATCTCTTCGGCCGAATGCGTGCAGGGGAGTTCGGGGATGGGGCCCATGTCCTGCGCGCCAAAATCGACATGGGCTCGTCCAACATGATCATGCGTGACCCGATCCTTTATAGGATCCGGCACGCGCATCATTTCAGGCAGGGCGACGATTGGTGCATCTACCCGCTGTACGACTATGCTCACTGCTTGGAAGACGCCATCGAGGGAGTGACCCACTCTCTTTGCACTATGGAGTTCGAACTCAACAGGACTCTGTATGACTGGGTGCTCGAGAATGTCGGGTTCGAAGAGCCCCGTCCGCACCAGTATGAGTTCGCCCCTCTCGTGGTCGAACATGCGGTGCTGTCCAAGCGGCAGATCGCTCCATTAGTCAACGATGGGGTCGTAAGCGGTTGGGACGATCCCCGACTGTCTACGTTGCGGGGGTTCAGACGTCGCGGAGTGCCGCCTGAAGCCATGCGCAACTTCGTGAACATGGTTGGCATTGCGCGGACCGAGTCGACCATCGACGTCGCGAAGTTCGACTTCTCCGTGCGGGAGGTCCTTAACCAGACGTCTCCGCGTGTGATGGCGGTCCTAGATCCACTGAAGATTGTCCTCACGAATTACGCCTCGGGCGAAGTCGAGTGGCTCGACGCTCCGTACTTCCCGCACGATATACCGCTCGAGGGTACCCGCCAGGTGCCTTTCACACGTGAACTCTACATTGAGCGTTCCGACTTCTCCGAGGATCCGCCGAAGGGTTATCGGCGACTCATCCCGGGTGCGGAAGTACGCCTCCGGTACGGATATGTGGTGCGCTGCGACGAGGTCGTCCGAGATGACGACGGCCGGGTGAGCGAGCTGCACTGTAGTTACGACCCGGAGACGCGTGGCGGAAACACACCCGATGGGCGAAAGGTGAAGGGAACGATCCAATGGGTCTCCGCGTCCGAGGGTCTGGAGGCTGAAGTCAGATTGTACGATCGCCTCTTTCTGGACGCCGACGAGGTAGAAGGTGGAGACGACGAGCCGGATCTTCTCGCGCTCGTGAATCCGGCTTCGCTCACCAGGGTCGAAGGTGCCTGGATCGAGCCGTCTGTTGTGAACGACGACCGAGATGTTCGCTACCAGTTCGAGCGGACGGGGTACTTCTGGCGCGACCCTGTCGACGGCGCCGGGGATGCGCTCGTGTTCAATAGAATCGTGACGCTGAAGGACACGTGGAGCAGGAAGTCCGCGGAGAAACTTCAGGGTCAGCCTGTTGAGCCCAAGAGACCCAAGAAGGTAGCCAGCCAAGGGACGGCGCCGGGGGATCGGCCCGTCGTAAGCGAGGGGCGCTCTGAGGCTCGTGATGCGGATCCGGAACTGGCTGCTCGCTTCGAACGGTATCAGAGTGCAATGGGCCTCAGCGTCGAGCATGCGGACCTGCTGACACGGTTGCTGACTACGTCTGATTTTTTCGAGGCGGCGGTCAGTGTTCAGGCCTCGCCGGTGGACCTCGCGGCCTGGATGGCGACCGATCTCCGTGGCCTTCTAGGAGACCGAAGCCTTACGGACCTGACGTTTGGTGGGGAGGGGCTCGGCGCCCTAGTGGCGCTCGTGGAGTCCGGGCGTCTGACCCGGCGCGCCGCGAAGGACGTACTCGCTCGAATGGTCTTGGACGGGGGTGACCCCGAGTCGCTCATGACCGAGATGGGCCTTGAAGTCATGGGCGTTGGCGACGCATTGGGTGCCGCCGTCGACGAAGTCCTCGGCCGGTGGCCGGACAAGGTCGACGCGTATCGCGCGGGCAACAAGAATTTGCTTGGGATGTTCGTTGGGCAGGTGATGAAGGCTACCGGTGGTGCCGCGGACCCGCATGCGGTCCGATCATTCCTATCTGAGAGGCTGGACAGCTGA
- the gltX gene encoding glutamate--tRNA ligase gives MTRVRFAPSPTGYLHVGGARTAIFNWLLARKEGGVFVLRIEDTDRERSKDEHTQRILDGLGWLGIDWDEGPLFQSEGADRHRADALRLLEEGKAYRDFSDPAAVRAEAEVRKWHPSRVAREYAFEMSADQVAAKIDAGDSFAIRFLVPDGETLFTDMVHGEMRFGNEDIDDLVILRADGTPVYNMAVVSDDADAEITHVIRGDDHLSNTPKQVLLCRALGLPEPAFGHVPMILGSDGKRLSKRHGATAVGDYAAEGVLPEAMLNFLTLLGWSPGDDREFMDRAELVEAFTMERVLKASSVFDQDKLAWMNGRHLAAKPAAELVAAVREKLEEQGDLDSSRLADSDWMAGAVEVHITRSRTVDDLASQLTPFVVTSLDFDEKAVVKHWEKDPSAALQRLQAVLDLLESVDWEHQALDDGLRGLAESLGVGLGKVIHPLRVAVTGRMSSAGIFDVLMLLGRDRALSRVRAGIESVMALKKKVS, from the coding sequence ATGACCCGGGTTCGTTTTGCTCCGTCCCCGACGGGGTACCTCCATGTGGGCGGCGCGCGCACTGCGATCTTCAATTGGCTCCTGGCGCGCAAGGAAGGTGGTGTGTTTGTGCTCCGGATCGAGGATACCGACCGCGAGCGCTCTAAGGACGAACACACCCAGCGGATCCTGGATGGACTGGGCTGGCTGGGCATCGATTGGGACGAAGGTCCGTTGTTTCAAAGTGAAGGAGCGGACCGTCACCGGGCAGATGCGCTGCGGTTGTTGGAAGAGGGGAAGGCCTACCGGGACTTCTCAGATCCTGCGGCGGTGCGAGCCGAGGCAGAGGTGCGAAAGTGGCACCCCAGTCGGGTCGCTCGAGAATACGCCTTCGAGATGAGCGCAGATCAGGTAGCGGCGAAGATCGACGCAGGTGACTCCTTCGCAATTCGATTCCTCGTGCCTGACGGAGAGACGCTCTTCACGGACATGGTCCACGGCGAGATGCGCTTCGGTAACGAGGACATCGACGACCTCGTGATCCTGCGAGCAGACGGTACCCCTGTGTACAACATGGCAGTGGTGTCCGACGATGCGGACGCGGAGATCACGCATGTCATTCGTGGCGACGACCACCTCTCGAATACACCCAAACAGGTACTCCTTTGCCGCGCGTTGGGGTTGCCCGAGCCTGCCTTCGGTCATGTCCCAATGATCCTAGGATCGGATGGGAAGCGACTTTCGAAGCGGCACGGAGCGACAGCCGTGGGGGACTATGCCGCAGAGGGCGTCCTCCCCGAGGCGATGCTCAACTTCCTCACCCTCCTAGGATGGAGTCCGGGGGACGATCGGGAGTTCATGGATCGAGCGGAACTCGTCGAGGCGTTCACTATGGAACGCGTGCTCAAAGCGAGCTCCGTCTTCGACCAGGACAAGCTCGCTTGGATGAACGGGCGTCACCTTGCGGCCAAGCCGGCGGCGGAGTTGGTGGCTGCGGTGCGCGAGAAACTGGAAGAGCAGGGCGACTTGGATTCCTCTCGCCTGGCCGACAGCGATTGGATGGCCGGCGCGGTCGAGGTGCACATCACTCGGTCTCGCACCGTGGACGATCTGGCGTCCCAACTCACGCCCTTTGTGGTCACCTCACTCGACTTCGACGAGAAAGCCGTCGTGAAACATTGGGAGAAGGACCCGTCTGCGGCTTTGCAGCGATTGCAGGCTGTCTTGGACCTGCTCGAGTCCGTCGATTGGGAACATCAGGCGCTCGACGACGGCCTCAGGGGATTGGCGGAGAGCCTTGGAGTTGGCTTAGGAAAGGTGATTCATCCGCTCCGAGTGGCGGTGACTGGCCGCATGTCCAGTGCCGGTATTTTCGACGTCTTGATGCTTCTGGGGCGAGATCGCGCACTGTCTCGCGTACGTGCTGGAATCGAGTCGGTGATGGCTTTGAAGAAAAAGGTTTCTTGA
- the lexA gene encoding transcriptional repressor LexA produces the protein MARSNTTTEHQTPTTGRRVEPLNEIEEKILDFMVQYLRANTYQPSIREIGERFGIKSTKTVSEQLQALADKGFLERDPSRSRGVKILDVDLSDQTVSVPCLDALPETSGAVPSEDAEVHLSIDRRMGVEEGCFMVKAGASDLAVLGITEGDFVIVSPADIESIDDGAIVVAKVGTASAYHRFTRNGKGVCLESLKPGGEQTLVEDAADVGLIGRVTASYRRMDEASAVNLTQH, from the coding sequence TTGGCCCGTTCTAACACAACGACGGAGCACCAAACTCCGACCACGGGTCGGAGGGTCGAGCCGCTCAATGAGATTGAGGAGAAGATCCTCGATTTCATGGTTCAGTACCTGCGCGCGAACACGTATCAGCCTTCGATCCGCGAGATCGGGGAGCGGTTTGGTATCAAGAGCACCAAGACTGTCTCCGAGCAGCTGCAGGCGCTCGCGGACAAGGGTTTCCTAGAACGAGATCCGTCGCGGTCACGCGGCGTGAAGATCTTGGACGTGGACTTGAGTGATCAGACCGTGTCGGTGCCCTGCCTTGACGCGCTTCCTGAGACCTCCGGTGCTGTTCCTTCTGAAGACGCCGAGGTGCACCTCTCCATCGATCGTCGAATGGGCGTTGAGGAGGGCTGCTTCATGGTGAAGGCCGGAGCCAGCGACTTGGCCGTACTCGGAATCACCGAAGGTGATTTCGTCATCGTGTCGCCTGCCGACATCGAGTCGATTGACGACGGGGCCATCGTAGTTGCGAAGGTTGGCACGGCATCCGCCTATCATCGGTTCACGCGGAACGGAAAAGGTGTCTGCCTCGAGTCGCTCAAGCCGGGTGGTGAGCAGACTCTCGTGGAGGACGCTGCAGACGTCGGACTCATTGGACGCGTAACTGCGTCCTATCGCCGCATGGATGAAGCTTCCGCGGTCAATCTGACCCAGCACTAA
- the tadA gene encoding tRNA adenosine(34) deaminase TadA, with product MDPVDELWMRRALELAEVAADQGEVPVGAVLVRDGEMVAEGHNLTVTTSDPTAHAEVVVLRAAAREQGDWRLLETTLYVSLEPCSMCAGAIVLARVPRVVYAAADPKAGMAGSLGNLLQDPRLNHRCELKTGVLAQEAGDLLRNFFRERRK from the coding sequence GTGGATCCCGTCGACGAACTTTGGATGAGGCGTGCTCTTGAACTCGCCGAAGTCGCGGCCGACCAGGGTGAGGTCCCAGTCGGAGCGGTGCTCGTCCGCGATGGGGAGATGGTGGCTGAGGGGCACAATCTCACTGTGACCACATCCGACCCGACGGCCCATGCGGAAGTGGTGGTCCTCCGTGCGGCCGCGCGCGAGCAGGGCGATTGGAGGCTCCTCGAGACCACCTTGTACGTGTCGCTCGAGCCCTGTTCGATGTGTGCGGGTGCGATCGTTCTGGCTCGTGTGCCCCGGGTCGTATATGCGGCTGCGGATCCGAAGGCGGGTATGGCTGGGTCGCTGGGCAACCTTCTTCAAGATCCGCGCCTCAACCACCGGTGTGAGTTGAAGACTGGCGTCTTGGCACAGGAAGCCGGAGATCTCCTTCGAAACTTCTTTCGAGAGCGCCGCAAATGA